The Apium graveolens cultivar Ventura chromosome 6, ASM990537v1, whole genome shotgun sequence genome contains a region encoding:
- the LOC141667809 gene encoding F-box/FBD/LRR-repeat protein At1g13570-like has product MASDAKTRQFECGGAAVDRISSLPTSLMDSILERLPTDDAARTSVFSKTWRDVWPMRPRIHLDKNLISELVFEKFSELDEHTQLLELSQTITDIFSAHRGPVLDFLLFIPENLPIHQTLDMAIWIRNISDSGVRKLKLLNESLYNPFIVPSHFFSCSQLTHLTLVNCELNPPFGFGGFCNLISVELKYVGIYADTSLGTQLKELDMEVCTGIEHLGCQFNCENKLTSLRIVDCEAIYYQWFECIQKLQVLELGMNELPSTGKQVITLDKLVHNMPRLSSLFLDGFFLKILKPGAASFMRLSRTMENLKYLYLHCIELYELDQSQHVLCLVRSSPNLQLLKIDLLHGVQSDDGVDLSDFAVLSDPMILSRLETIMIFDLVGSLTEFQLIELFLVSSPSLKRIKLKTLTMKDPTDVFRISQEVEQIPRASKSAQIQWM; this is encoded by the exons ATGGCTAGTGATGCGAAAACTAGGCAATTTGAATGTGGAGGCGCAGCAGTTGATAGGATCAGCAGCTTGCCCACAAGCTTAATGGACTCAATCCTAGAACGCTTACCGACTGATGATGCAGCAAGGACAAGTGTTTTCTCCAAAACATGGAGGGATGTGTGGCCAATGCGTCCCCGAATACATTTGGATAAAAATTTAATCTCAGAATTGGTTTTTGAGAAGTTTTCTGAGTTAGATGAACATACTCAATTATTAGAACTTTCACAAACAATTACTGATATATTTTCAGCTCATAGAGGCCCAGTTTTGGATTTCCTTCTTTTCATTCCTGAAAACCTGCCTATTCATCAAACTCTAGATATGGCTATATGGATTAGAAACATATCAGACAGTGGTGTTAGGAAACTGAAGCTTCTTAATGAATCACTCTATAACCCCTTCATTGTGCCCTCTCATTTCTTTTCCTGTTCGCAATTAACTCATTTGACCCTCGTGAACTGCGAACTAAATCCACCCTTTGGATTTGGAGGATTTTGTAACCTGATTAGTGTTGAACTTAAGTATGTCGGAATATATGCTGACACGTCATTAGGCACTCAACTGAAGGAATTGGATATGGAAGTTTGCACTGGGATTGAACATTTGGGATGCCAGTTTAACTGTGAAAATAAGCTCACTTCATTGAGAATCGTTGACTGTGAAGCAATTTATTACCAATGGTTTGAATGCATCCAAAAATTGCAAGTTCTTGAGCTTGGGATGAATGAATTGCCAAGTACCGGTAAGCAGGTGATAACTTTGGACAAGCTAGTCCACAATATGCCTAGACTTAGTTCTCTTTTTCTTGATGGCTTCTTTCTCAAG ATTCTGAAACCAGGTGCAGCTAGTTTCATGAGGCTTTCAAGAACTATGGAGAACTTGAAATATCTGTACCTGCACTGTATTGAATTGTATGAATTGGATCAGAGTCAACATGTTCTTTGTCTGGTCAGAAGTTCACCTAATCTGCAACTTCTTAAAATCGATCTG CTTCATGGAGTACAGAGCGATGATGGAGTAGACTTATCAGACTTCGCGGTGTTATCAGACCCCATGATTCTAAGCCGACTTGAAACCATTATGATATTTGACTTGGTTGGTTCCCTCACGGAGTTTCAGTTGATAGAACTTTTTCTTGTGTCGTCCCCGTCGCTTAAACGGATTAAACTTAAGACACTCACAATGAAGGATCCTACAGATGTGTTCAGGATTTCACAAGAGGTGGAGCAGATTCCTAGAGCATCTAAATCTGCACAGATCCAGTGGATGTAA
- the LOC141664654 gene encoding F-box/FBD/LRR-repeat protein At1g13570-like — MASDAKKTRQFENGSAAFDRISSLPTSLMELILERLPTHDAARTSVFSKTWRNVWGMHPRLHLDEHFISQLVSQKFSELDEQSKILEVSRIITDIFSAHRGPVLDFLLCIPRDLPIHQCQDMVTWIKNIANSGVRKVELLNESQDACIVPSHFFSCSQLTHLTLMNCILNPPLGFEGFRNLISVELVYVTINADMSFGTQLKELEMEICTGIEHLGRQFKRENNLTFLSIIDSEDIDWQWFECTQKMEVLRLGMDEVPSSGTEMITLDKLLCNMPRLSSLFLDGFFLKILESGAAILKKFPRAMENLKYLYLHRIELYDLIQIQHVLCLVRSSPYLHTLDIDLDHGVQSSDGMDLLDLATLSDHMIRLETLKIYDLIGSRAEFQFLKLLLTSSPSLKRIELKMKDIVDDPTEEFRISQELLQIPRASNSAQIQWM, encoded by the exons ATGGCTAGTGATGCGAAGAAAACTAGGCAATTTGAAAATGGAAGCGCAGCATTCGATAGGATCAGCAGCTTGCCCACAAGCTTAATGGAGTTGATCCTAGAACGCTTACCGACTCATGATGCAGCAAGGACAAGTGTTTTCTCTAAAACATGGAGGAATGTGTGGGGAATGCACCCCCGACTACATTTGGATGAACATTTTATCTCGCAATTGGTTTCTCAGAAGTTTTCCGAGTTAGATGAACAAAGTAAAATATTAGAAGTTTCCAGAATCATTACCGATATATTTTCAGCTCATAGAGGCCCAGTTTTGGATTTCCTTCTTTGCATTCCTCGAGACCTACCTATTCATCAATGTCAAGATATGGTTACATGGATTAAAAACATAGCAAACAGTGGTGTTAGGAAAGTGGAGCTTCTTAATGAATCACAAGATGCCTGCATTGTGCCCTCTCATTTCTTTTCTTGTTCGCAATTAACTCATTTGACCCTCATGAACTGCATACTAAATCCACCCCTTGGATTTGAAGGATTTCGTAACCTGATTAGTGTTGAACTTGTGTATGTCACAATTAATGCTGATATGTCATTCGGCACTCAACTCAAGGAATTGGAAATGGAAATCTGTACTGGGATTGAACATTTGGGACGCCAATTTAAACGTGAAAACAATCTCACTTTCTTGAGTATCATTGACAGTGAAGATATTGATTGGCAGTGGTTTGAATGCACCCAAAAGATGGAAGTTCTTAGGCTTGGGATGGATGAAGTGCCAAGTTCTGGTACGGAAATGATTACTTTAGACAAGCTACTTTGCAATATGCCTAGACTCAGTTCTCTTTTCCTTGATGGCTTCTTCCTCAAG ATTCTTGAATCAGGTGCAGCTATTTTGAAGAAGTTTCCGAGAGCTATGGAGAACTTGAAATATCTGTACCTTCACCGTATTGAATTATATGATTTGATTCAAATTCAACATGTTCTTTGTTTGGTCAGAAGTTCACCTTATCTGCACACTCTTGACATCGATCTG GATCATGGAGTACAGAGCAGTGATGGTATGGACTTATTGGACCTTGCGACGTTGTCGGACCACATGATTCGTCTTGAAACCCTTAAAATATACGACTTGATTGGTTCCCGTGCCGAGTTTCAGTTCCTTAAACTTTTGCTTACATCTTCCCCTTCGCTTAAACGGATTGAACTTAAAATGAAAGACATAGTTGATGATCCTACAGAAGAGTTTAGGATTTCACAAGAGTTGTTGCAGATCCCTAGAGCATCCAATTCTGCACAGATCCAGTGGATGTAG